From one Thamnophis elegans isolate rThaEle1 chromosome 7, rThaEle1.pri, whole genome shotgun sequence genomic stretch:
- the DUSP16 gene encoding dual specificity protein phosphatase 16 encodes MADEMNDAQLITGERLVTWLESSMEKLLLIDSRPFVEYNMSHILEAINIHCSKLMKRRLQQDKVLITELIQHSAKQKVEIDGKQEVVVYDQNSTDLATVPSDSFLSLLLRKLEKSFSNVHLLAGGFAEFSNCFPGLCEGKSILVPSCISQPCLPVSNTGPTRILPHLYLGCQRDVLNKELMQQNEIGYVLNASNTCPKPDFIPESHFLRVPVNDSFCEKIFPWLDKSVDFIEKAKASNGCVLVHCLAGISRSATIAIAYIMKRMDMSLDEAYRFVKEKRPTISPNFNFLGQLLDFEKKIKNQGGTSGLVSKLKLLHLENGSNHGAGGGVLRGPSQLCASSTSENVEQKPREPGTPPAPPLSPSAEGGSLMQSRTGLNVSSDKVEDSNRLKRSFSLDIKSVSCAAGNACLTASGPGYPSLEDTLEFYKHSATLEAGSKLCQFSPVQEVSEQTPEGSPDKEHTKLPEKSHQGWPPDSQNKRQHSGRATCPAQRSSLYPLHRSGSMEDNYRTNFLFGLSASQQHLAKSAAGLGLKGWHSDILSPQTSAASLTGGWYLTADPSHIYSASAVYGRSATYSAFSCSQLPTGCEPTYAVRRREKHGERGDSRRSWHEESSFEKQFKRRSCQMEFGGSIMSENRSREELGKMGSQSSFSGSMEIIEVS; translated from the exons ATGGCGGATGAAATGAATGATGCTCAGCTCATAACCGGGGAGAGGCTGGTGACTTGGCTGGAAAGCAGCATGGAGAAGTTGCTCCTGATTGACAGccgcccctttgtggagtacaaCATGTCCCATATCTTGGAGGCCATCAACATCCACTGCTCCAAACTCATGAAGCGCAGGCTGCAGCAGGATAAGGTGCTAATCACCGAACTTATTCAGCATTCGGCAAAACAGAAG GTTGAAATCGATGGCAAACAGGAAGTTGTGGTGTATGATCAGAACTCAACGGATCTGGCTACTGTGCCTTCCGATTCCTTCCTGAGTCTCCTGCTGAGAAAATTGGAGAAAAGCTTCAGCAATGTTCACTTGCTTGCAG gtgGATTTGCTGAATTTTCCAATTGTTTCCCGGGCCTTTGCGAAGGGAAATCTATCCTGGTGCCTTCCTGCATTTCTCAGCCTTGCTTACCGGTTTCCAACACGGGCCCCACCCGGATTCTCCCCCACCTGTATCTGGGGTGTCAAAGAGACGTCCTCAACAAG GAGCTCATGCAACAGAATGAGATTGGCTACGTGTTAAATGCCAGCAATACCTGTCCTAAACCTGACTTCATCCCAGAGTCCCACTTCTTAAGGGTGCCGGTGAATGATAGCTTCTGTGAGAAAATCTTTCCTTGGCTGGACAAGTCTGTGGACTTCATAG AAAAAGCCAAAGCTTCAAACGGTTGCGTCTTAGTCCACTGTTTAGCCGGAATCTCCCGCTCGGCCACGATTGCCATTGCCTATATAATGAAAAGGATGGATATGTCCTTAGATGAGGCCTACAg GTTTGTGAAAGAGAAGAGGCCAACCATTTCTCCTAACTTCAACTTTCTCGGTCAACTTCTGGACTTTGAAAAGAAGATCAAGAATCAGGGGGGCACGAGTGGACTTGTTAGCAAACTCAAGCTTTTGCATTTGGAAAATGGCAGCAACCATGGAGCAGGCGGTGGAGTCCTGAGGGGCCCTTCTCAGCTCTGTGCTTCCTCTACCTCAGAGAACGTGGAGCAGAAACCCCGGGAGCCAGGAACCCCCCCGGCTCCCCCTCTCTCGCCATCTGCAGAGGGCGGCTCCTTGATGCAAAGCCGAACTGGGTTAAACGTCTCCTCCGATAAAGTTGAAGACAGCAACCGATTGAAGCGGTCGTTTTCCTTGGATATCAAGTCAGTCTCTTGCGCCGCGGGCAACGCTTGCCTTACCGCTTCAGGACCCGGGTACCCATCCTTGGAAGACACGTTGGAGTTCTACAAGCATTCGGCCACTTTGGAAGCGGGCAGCAAATTATGCCAGTTCTCCCCTGTTCAGGAAGTTTCAGAACAGACGCCCGAGGGCAGTCCCGATAAGGAACACACCAAGCTGCCGGAGAAGTCCCACCAGGGCTGGCCGCCGGACAGCCAGAACAAGCGGCAGCATTCAGGAAGGGCCACGTGTCCTGCTCAGAGGTCGTCCTTGTATCCATTGCATCGAAGCGGCAGCATGGAAGACAATTACAGAACCAACTTCCTCTTCGGCCTTTCGGCCAGTCAGCAACATCTGGCCAAGTCTGCAGCTGGGCTGGGTCTCAAAGGCTGGCATTCGGACATCTTATCTCCTCAAACCTCCGCAGCTTCCTTAACCGGCGGCTGGTATCTCACCGCTGATCCCTCCCATATTTATTCTGCTTCAGCCGTCTACGGGAGGAGCGCCACTTATTCGGCCTTCAGCTGCAGCCAGCTGCCCACGGGGTGTGAGCCGACGTACGCGGTGCGCCGGAGAGAAAAACACGGGGAGCGAGGGGACTCCCGGCGGAGCTGGCACGAGGAGAGTTCCTTTGAGAAGCAGTTCAAGCGGAGGAGTTGCCAGATGGAATTTGGGGGAAGTATCATGTCGGAGAACAGGTCCCGAGAGGAACTTGGGAAAATGGGGAGCCAATCCAGCTTCTCAGGCAGCATGGAGATTATTGAAGTATCTTGA